From the Pectobacterium carotovorum genome, one window contains:
- a CDS encoding nuclear transport factor 2 family protein → MSPELAVAAQFKAYNEHDIEAFVSCFAPDFKAYRMPAETPSMAGKEALREFYVNNRFNNPKLRAELVSRTVLGNKVFDHELIHGLSAKPIESIAVFEVDNGLINTAWFFFS, encoded by the coding sequence ATGTCACCAGAATTGGCCGTAGCGGCACAGTTTAAGGCCTACAATGAGCATGATATAGAGGCATTCGTGTCATGCTTTGCACCGGATTTCAAAGCGTACCGCATGCCGGCAGAAACGCCCTCGATGGCAGGAAAAGAGGCGCTGAGAGAGTTTTATGTGAATAACCGGTTCAACAACCCAAAACTGAGAGCGGAATTGGTATCTCGTACCGTGTTAGGCAATAAGGTATTTGACCATGAGTTAATTCATGGGCTTTCAGCTAAGCCTATAGAAAGTATTGCCGTTTTTGAGGTAGATAACGGGCTTATTAATACAGCCTGGTTTTTCTTTTCGTAG
- a CDS encoding DUF3811 domain-containing protein, whose translation MQRLTQKDMTESEQRQLKTLLDQARKKQGRTLTNAESNHIKDDYIDKLMKERDAVAKQAKIEKKKNKFKPDSSATYEWSASTNLRGRR comes from the coding sequence ATGCAAAGACTGACTCAGAAAGACATGACAGAAAGTGAACAACGTCAGCTTAAGACGTTACTCGATCAGGCGCGAAAAAAACAGGGCCGTACGCTGACCAACGCTGAGAGTAATCATATTAAAGACGATTACATCGATAAGCTTATGAAGGAACGTGACGCTGTTGCAAAACAGGCAAAGATCGAGAAGAAGAAAAATAAGTTTAAACCTGATTCCTCAGCAACATATGAATGGTCAGCCAGTACAAATCTACGGGGCCGTCGCTAG
- a CDS encoding HTH-type transcriptional regulator ArgP, with protein MHLNYPCLRAFMEIVRSGSFDIAARKLHVTPSAISQRIKQLEDQLGQVLIVRGNPCRATPTGQALLRHAEQIDMLESELFSTLEMPARQRISVAVNADSIDGWFLDAMEDACHQSGILLDILVEDQEHSATLLREGRVMAAVSASPETIQGCGVEYLGTMRYRAYCSQTFHDMYFADGINADSLQDAPLLIFNNKDRLQSLFIESLVPATIEPPQQFVPSTAAFVGAIFRGLGWGMIPEHMASSHTEKGELVPFQVGNPIDIRLYWHRWNIRSESLEALSQSVRTAAVRHLFR; from the coding sequence ATGCACCTGAATTACCCCTGTCTGAGAGCGTTCATGGAGATTGTCCGTAGCGGCAGTTTTGACATTGCGGCACGTAAGCTTCACGTCACGCCGTCTGCCATCAGTCAACGAATCAAGCAGTTGGAAGATCAACTGGGTCAGGTGCTGATTGTAAGGGGCAATCCCTGTCGCGCGACGCCAACCGGGCAAGCGCTACTTCGACATGCAGAACAGATAGATATGTTGGAGAGCGAGCTTTTCAGCACGCTTGAAATGCCGGCCAGGCAGCGTATTTCAGTGGCTGTGAATGCGGATTCAATAGATGGATGGTTTCTGGATGCGATGGAAGATGCCTGTCACCAGTCTGGTATTTTACTCGATATTCTTGTCGAGGATCAGGAGCATTCGGCAACCTTGCTGCGCGAAGGCCGGGTAATGGCGGCGGTCAGCGCCAGCCCGGAGACGATTCAAGGCTGCGGTGTGGAATACTTAGGAACGATGCGCTATCGCGCCTATTGCTCCCAGACATTTCACGATATGTACTTTGCTGACGGCATCAACGCGGACAGTCTACAGGATGCGCCGCTCCTGATATTTAACAATAAGGACAGATTACAATCCTTATTTATAGAATCTTTGGTTCCAGCCACGATTGAGCCGCCACAGCAGTTTGTTCCTTCAACGGCAGCCTTTGTCGGCGCCATTTTCAGAGGGCTAGGGTGGGGGATGATCCCGGAACATATGGCATCATCGCATACGGAAAAAGGCGAATTAGTGCCGTTTCAGGTCGGGAACCCGATCGATATCCGCCTGTATTGGCACCGCTGGAATATCCGTTCTGAATCGCTGGAGGCGTTGAGCCAAAGCGTACGAACGGCGGCCGTTCGGCATCTTTTTCGGTAA
- a CDS encoding methyl-accepting chemotaxis protein, producing MAKQLIQKKTMSTRAQVLLTGALTIALGFAVTIGVLSWQSSKEQKSLAERYLQQIAQSEALRIQQELNYARDVAHNLGQGLVALPAAGIKDRAVVDKMMEYALRDNPEYLSVSVILEENAFDGRDAEFADKPDQAPKGRYAWFVDRDQAGNYKMHPLLSYLTPGQGDYYLLPQKSQKDTLIEPYTYAYNGVPTLLTSVAAPIVSQGKLWGVVTSDISLASLQQKVNQIKPWEGGGYAMLLSSASKVISYPDKSQTSKAWQGPTDNFTSSVVQHDDAILGEQALVTWQPVTIGNSTEKWYLGVVAPVSQVMAASERQLMNAVIMMVISILLVSALLGWVFSRKVLKPLGGEPREAATIALAVAEGRLSNVINVKPNDRNSLFFALNTMQSQLRQVVGQIKEASDSVRQGAAEIASGNLNLASRTEQQAAALEQTAASMEEITATVKHNANNAHQATTLTENATKIAQRGESLVGQVVQTMAQIDESAKKIGDITTMINSIAFQTNILALNAAVEAARAGEQGRGFAVVASEVRSLAQRSASAVKEIAALIEESSQRVESGVKLVNDAGKTMQDMTHAVSSVQSIIGEIVTASDEQAKGISQVTIAVNEMDGVTQQNSALVQQMSAAASSLEDQSMLLAQTIEHFRLEQQHALPHALLR from the coding sequence ATGGCCAAACAATTAATACAAAAAAAGACAATGAGTACCCGCGCTCAGGTACTGTTAACTGGCGCATTAACCATCGCACTCGGTTTCGCTGTCACCATCGGGGTGCTCAGCTGGCAGTCCAGTAAGGAACAAAAGTCTCTGGCAGAACGCTATTTACAGCAGATCGCCCAGAGCGAAGCACTAAGAATTCAACAGGAACTCAACTACGCTCGTGATGTAGCGCATAATCTTGGACAAGGGCTGGTTGCCTTGCCCGCCGCAGGCATTAAAGACCGTGCCGTGGTCGATAAAATGATGGAATACGCCCTGCGGGATAACCCGGAATACCTCTCGGTTTCAGTCATTCTTGAAGAGAATGCGTTTGACGGACGTGATGCTGAGTTCGCCGACAAGCCCGATCAGGCGCCTAAAGGCCGTTATGCCTGGTTTGTCGATCGCGATCAGGCTGGCAATTACAAGATGCACCCTCTGCTTTCCTACCTGACTCCCGGCCAGGGCGATTACTACCTGCTGCCGCAAAAGAGCCAGAAAGACACGCTGATCGAACCTTATACCTATGCTTACAACGGCGTTCCGACGCTACTGACGTCAGTCGCTGCACCGATTGTCAGCCAGGGAAAACTGTGGGGCGTCGTCACTTCAGATATCTCGCTTGCATCATTGCAGCAGAAAGTTAACCAGATTAAGCCCTGGGAAGGCGGCGGCTACGCGATGCTGCTATCCAGTGCGAGCAAAGTCATCTCTTATCCTGATAAATCCCAGACAAGTAAAGCCTGGCAAGGGCCGACAGATAATTTCACGTCTTCAGTGGTACAACACGACGATGCCATTCTGGGCGAGCAAGCGTTGGTGACCTGGCAGCCTGTGACCATCGGCAACAGCACGGAAAAATGGTATCTGGGGGTTGTAGCCCCTGTAAGCCAGGTAATGGCGGCTTCTGAACGTCAGTTAATGAATGCGGTCATTATGATGGTGATCAGTATCCTGTTGGTGAGCGCGCTGCTGGGCTGGGTATTCAGCCGTAAAGTGCTAAAACCGCTGGGTGGTGAACCACGTGAAGCCGCCACCATCGCGCTGGCCGTTGCGGAAGGTCGCCTGAGTAATGTGATTAACGTGAAGCCTAACGATCGCAACAGCCTGTTCTTTGCGCTGAATACGATGCAATCACAGCTGCGTCAGGTGGTCGGACAGATCAAAGAAGCCAGCGATTCAGTGCGACAGGGCGCGGCAGAAATTGCCAGCGGCAACCTCAACCTTGCATCGCGTACCGAACAGCAGGCCGCTGCGCTGGAACAAACCGCGGCAAGCATGGAAGAGATCACCGCAACGGTGAAACACAACGCCAACAACGCCCATCAGGCTACGACGCTCACAGAGAACGCCACGAAGATAGCTCAACGTGGCGAATCGCTGGTCGGTCAGGTGGTTCAGACGATGGCACAAATTGATGAAAGTGCGAAGAAGATTGGCGATATTACCACCATGATTAACAGCATCGCTTTCCAGACCAACATTCTGGCGCTTAACGCGGCGGTGGAAGCGGCGCGAGCGGGCGAGCAGGGAAGAGGTTTCGCCGTTGTAGCATCGGAAGTGCGCAGTCTGGCACAGCGCAGCGCCAGCGCGGTGAAAGAGATTGCCGCCCTGATCGAGGAGTCCAGCCAGCGTGTTGAAAGCGGCGTTAAGCTGGTGAACGATGCGGGTAAAACCATGCAGGATATGACACACGCCGTCAGCTCGGTACAAAGCATCATCGGTGAGATTGTCACGGCATCGGATGAGCAGGCGAAAGGCATTAGCCAAGTCACGATTGCCGTCAATGAAATGGATGGTGTTACGCAGCAAAACTCCGCGCTGGTACAGCAGATGTCTGCTGCAGCCAGCTCACTGGAAGATCAGTCCATGCTGTTGGCACAAACGATCGAGCATTTCCGTTTGGAACAGCAGCATGCGTTACCTCATGCGCTCTTAAGGTAA
- a CDS encoding GNAT family N-acetyltransferase produces MVNLTDMAEGDYPEYRQFFILEYAQDLQDSRGYDAEKARAIATQSIDIALPQGVHTAANKLWCIYSADNEDVIIGYLWVVLNENAAWVSDFCLLSGWRGRGFGKASLAALDAALAALGMGEIGLRVAVNNSVARALYEKSGFQITGFNMHKNLN; encoded by the coding sequence ATGGTAAATTTAACGGATATGGCCGAGGGAGATTACCCTGAATATCGGCAGTTTTTTATTCTTGAATATGCTCAGGACTTACAGGATTCCCGGGGCTATGACGCGGAAAAGGCGAGGGCGATCGCCACGCAATCGATCGATATTGCGCTACCGCAGGGGGTTCACACAGCAGCCAATAAATTATGGTGCATTTATTCCGCAGATAACGAAGACGTCATTATCGGCTATTTGTGGGTGGTTCTGAACGAGAACGCCGCCTGGGTATCTGATTTTTGTCTCCTGTCCGGATGGCGAGGCCGCGGTTTCGGTAAAGCTTCACTTGCCGCGTTGGACGCTGCGCTCGCGGCGTTAGGTATGGGTGAAATTGGGCTGAGAGTGGCTGTCAATAACTCGGTTGCCAGGGCGTTATATGAAAAAAGCGGCTTCCAGATTACCGGTTTTAACATGCACAAAAATCTGAACTAA
- a CDS encoding MFS transporter, with product MTAKPAINKFALFGLMFIPGFTWATWVTRTPVMRDVLNASTETMGMILFGFSCGSMLGVLGAGKVINVLGIRKTMAGGFLLLLLGLLVLAVSLSIQSTPSAFMGLLIFGAGVGLVDIAINIEGAAFEQHLNKSLMTTLHGFFSLGTLVGALTGMAMTAFGLNTTLHFIVVVALSILTAIVLMRQMPWLSDLASAEQEEKGNYKTQVFNELKDSRLLILGVVILAMALAEGSANDWLPLLMIDGHNFGHTTGTLVYVGFTAGMTLGRFAGGYFVDRFGKVNMLRFSAASAALGLTLVIFSDAPLLAAAAVIFWGIGASLGFPLTISAAGSGENSAVRVTIAATLGYFAFLVGPPALGFLGEVAGLRIAMLPVLFMVVLAFVCSPSARERSVRTASETQS from the coding sequence ATGACCGCAAAACCCGCTATCAATAAATTTGCACTGTTCGGGCTGATGTTCATTCCCGGTTTTACGTGGGCAACCTGGGTGACCCGAACGCCTGTGATGCGCGATGTTCTGAATGCCTCAACGGAAACGATGGGTATGATCCTGTTTGGTTTTTCATGTGGTTCTATGCTTGGCGTATTGGGCGCAGGGAAGGTCATTAACGTCCTTGGCATTCGTAAAACCATGGCCGGCGGGTTCCTGCTGCTTCTGCTTGGGCTCCTTGTGTTGGCCGTTTCACTTTCGATTCAGAGTACGCCCAGCGCCTTTATGGGATTGTTGATTTTCGGCGCAGGTGTCGGCCTGGTCGATATCGCCATCAATATTGAAGGGGCGGCGTTCGAACAGCACCTGAATAAAAGCCTGATGACCACGCTGCACGGTTTTTTCAGCCTGGGGACGTTGGTCGGTGCACTGACAGGGATGGCGATGACGGCTTTCGGCCTCAATACTACGCTGCATTTTATCGTCGTCGTGGCCCTGTCGATACTCACCGCGATCGTGCTGATGCGCCAAATGCCTTGGCTGAGCGACCTGGCCAGCGCGGAGCAAGAGGAAAAGGGGAACTACAAGACTCAGGTCTTCAACGAACTTAAAGACAGCCGCCTGTTGATTCTCGGCGTGGTGATTCTTGCGATGGCGCTGGCAGAAGGGTCTGCCAACGACTGGCTGCCATTACTGATGATCGATGGTCACAACTTTGGCCACACGACGGGAACGCTGGTTTATGTCGGATTTACTGCCGGTATGACGCTGGGTCGCTTTGCCGGCGGGTATTTTGTCGATCGCTTCGGCAAGGTCAATATGCTCCGCTTCAGCGCCGCGTCTGCCGCACTGGGGCTGACGCTGGTCATTTTCTCCGATGCGCCGCTGCTGGCTGCCGCTGCGGTTATCTTCTGGGGAATTGGCGCATCGCTGGGGTTCCCACTCACCATTTCCGCCGCGGGCAGCGGAGAAAACAGCGCCGTTCGCGTCACCATTGCCGCAACGCTGGGTTACTTTGCTTTTCTCGTTGGCCCGCCTGCGCTGGGCTTTCTTGGCGAGGTTGCAGGGTTACGCATCGCCATGCTGCCAGTTCTTTTCATGGTGGTTCTGGCTTTTGTCTGTTCGCCTTCCGCTCGTGAACGTTCGGTCAGAACGGCATCTGAAACTCAATCCTGA
- a CDS encoding TetR/AcrR family transcriptional regulator, giving the protein MTSPSHDATQDGKDTQSKILEATLEVILDHGVRGATYRKIAQQAGLSPGTLTYRYSSIELLLSSAFVYMVDGISHAFRVRLKQAKDIDSAREAVVDLICGDIWATPRHLTLSFELYALASRKEEYRLILQEWMTRSRKSLHLHFSIATACSLDAMIEGYTIHNYLNNEAVSRENILNTVIKLTS; this is encoded by the coding sequence ATGACGTCACCATCACACGATGCAACACAGGATGGCAAAGATACGCAAAGCAAAATTCTTGAAGCCACGCTGGAAGTCATACTGGATCACGGCGTGAGAGGGGCAACCTACCGCAAAATTGCGCAGCAGGCCGGGTTATCTCCAGGGACGCTGACCTATCGTTATAGCAGTATTGAATTGCTGTTGAGCAGCGCGTTCGTTTATATGGTTGATGGTATCTCACATGCCTTCCGTGTCCGCCTCAAGCAGGCAAAAGATATCGACAGCGCGCGCGAAGCCGTGGTTGATCTGATCTGTGGAGACATCTGGGCGACGCCGCGCCACCTGACATTAAGCTTTGAACTTTACGCACTGGCCTCGCGGAAAGAAGAGTATCGACTCATATTGCAGGAGTGGATGACGCGCAGTAGAAAGTCGCTTCATCTCCATTTCAGTATCGCGACTGCATGCTCACTGGATGCCATGATTGAAGGGTATACGATCCATAATTATCTCAATAATGAAGCCGTTAGCCGCGAAAACATCCTCAATACGGTGATCAAACTCACATCCTGA
- a CDS encoding cytochrome b562 — translation MNKMTKICFSVLLAGSLLTPVLANATTSEDMRGMQKSYTAATKADDAAALKTALSTFREHVEHAKTQVPPDFAKQPADGPDRKAYVEGLDKILQKVDSAQALADAGKLSEAKAVLAEINTLKGEYHSKLRG, via the coding sequence ATGAATAAAATGACCAAGATCTGTTTTTCTGTGCTGTTGGCCGGTAGTTTGCTGACACCTGTTTTGGCAAACGCTACCACGTCGGAAGACATGCGCGGTATGCAGAAAAGCTATACCGCCGCGACTAAAGCGGACGATGCCGCTGCGCTGAAAACTGCGTTGAGCACATTCCGTGAACACGTCGAGCACGCTAAAACGCAGGTGCCACCTGATTTCGCCAAACAGCCTGCCGATGGCCCAGACAGAAAAGCCTATGTAGAAGGTCTGGATAAAATTTTACAAAAAGTTGATAGCGCACAGGCTCTGGCGGATGCCGGTAAACTGAGCGAAGCCAAAGCGGTGTTAGCTGAAATCAATACCTTGAAAGGTGAATACCACAGTAAATTGAGAGGCTAA
- a CDS encoding OsmC family protein → MTIHKKGHAHWEGDIKQGKGTVSTESGALQQQPYGFNTRFEGKPGTNPEELIGAAHAACFSMALSLMLGEEGHKPESIDTTADVSLDKVDGGFSITKIALHSKVKLPGIDDATFDSIIQKAKAGCPVSKVLKADITLDYQLN, encoded by the coding sequence ATGACCATTCACAAGAAAGGGCATGCACATTGGGAAGGTGATATCAAGCAGGGGAAAGGCACCGTCTCAACGGAAAGCGGTGCATTGCAGCAGCAACCTTACGGCTTCAATACTCGTTTTGAAGGCAAGCCCGGCACGAATCCGGAAGAGTTGATTGGCGCAGCGCATGCGGCCTGCTTTTCTATGGCGCTATCGCTGATGCTAGGCGAAGAAGGCCATAAGCCTGAATCGATTGATACCACGGCGGATGTGTCGCTGGATAAAGTCGACGGCGGGTTCTCGATCACCAAAATCGCGCTGCACAGTAAGGTGAAACTGCCGGGTATTGATGACGCCACGTTCGATAGCATCATCCAAAAAGCGAAGGCGGGCTGCCCGGTGTCAAAAGTGCTTAAAGCCGACATCACGCTGGACTATCAATTAAATTAA
- a CDS encoding expansin EXLX1 family cellulose-binding protein, producing MNKITSLALSALCIIPLINTAHAQWELDDICYGYATATGSGYQGGALLLDPIPQNMEITALNRNQLDYRGVKASLAGAYLKVNGPKGSTVVYVTDLYPEGGDCALDLSFNAFEKIGDLRDGKINIDWTLIEAPVNGNVIYRIKEGSNPYWAAVQFRNVKYPVIEMKYMRNNQWIAAQKTDYNHFIVEHVGMNDIPIEFTDVKGNVLSDTLPPMSQSTSSAYLITGNVQL from the coding sequence ATGAATAAAATAACTTCATTAGCCTTATCTGCATTATGCATTATTCCCCTGATTAATACCGCCCATGCCCAGTGGGAACTGGACGACATCTGTTACGGCTACGCTACCGCAACAGGTTCTGGTTATCAGGGCGGCGCCCTTTTACTGGATCCCATCCCACAGAACATGGAGATTACGGCGTTAAACCGGAACCAGCTGGATTATCGAGGTGTGAAGGCGTCGCTCGCAGGGGCCTACCTGAAAGTTAATGGGCCCAAAGGCAGTACGGTGGTTTATGTTACCGATCTCTATCCTGAAGGTGGCGATTGTGCATTGGATTTATCGTTTAATGCCTTTGAGAAAATAGGCGATCTACGGGATGGAAAAATTAATATCGACTGGACGCTGATCGAAGCGCCGGTAAATGGCAACGTTATTTATCGTATAAAGGAAGGTTCAAATCCTTATTGGGCTGCGGTGCAATTCAGGAATGTAAAATATCCAGTTATTGAGATGAAATATATGCGCAATAACCAGTGGATTGCTGCACAGAAAACCGATTACAACCACTTTATTGTTGAGCACGTTGGAATGAACGATATTCCAATTGAATTTACCGACGTAAAAGGCAACGTCCTCAGTGACACGCTGCCGCCGATGTCACAAAGCACCTCATCCGCTTATCTGATCACAGGCAACGTTCAACTGTAA
- a CDS encoding SrfA family protein, translating to MAKLFLRSGSLDDFLALGENGQPVYASALQLRETLRLRKQQQIADCLAIPQPNEHGDRIDWYSPVDGKVTSWIAASEEEREKALALLETYQAAVADISQRAQNAEKAGQKLFGVLLAKAIQFPGANHVYLVDGKPVLTFWGFVNLDKKSRLDALDCLRPVIKEVEPLFVAPAPAPTLPLVDPVPEPEPQPVSPQEPVEPTPAPVAAAAAVPARPPFFRLWWLLPAAALLAILSLQIRGCVSGQDDKPASDLAATVKQEKRALPSSAPAEPAPQQESTPVPPVAEKENVKAAEPAVATPPVAAAPVAEAVKPEAHAATEPKEPVTPPAEPVVEQVPAIPAGKDDLVMPADAVKIGSIKFLNGNWRVIIDGKAPITGRPPSLRYQIQNGKGTARITHGDGVTCRANIEAGLMSSGNLIINSRSGARCSDNSRFQMPELVCKQGASGTAAECIGRYDADTVFPMTIKRESK from the coding sequence GTGGCAAAATTATTTTTACGTAGTGGAAGTTTGGATGATTTTCTGGCGCTGGGCGAGAACGGGCAGCCAGTTTACGCATCGGCACTTCAATTGCGGGAAACGTTACGTCTCAGAAAACAGCAGCAGATTGCCGATTGTCTGGCGATTCCCCAACCCAACGAGCATGGCGACCGTATTGACTGGTATTCGCCGGTTGACGGTAAAGTCACTTCCTGGATTGCCGCGAGCGAAGAAGAACGAGAAAAAGCGCTGGCATTACTGGAAACCTATCAGGCCGCAGTGGCCGACATCAGCCAGCGTGCGCAAAATGCCGAAAAGGCTGGTCAGAAACTTTTCGGTGTCCTGCTGGCAAAAGCGATACAGTTCCCAGGTGCAAACCACGTCTATCTGGTTGATGGCAAACCGGTCTTAACGTTCTGGGGCTTCGTCAATCTCGATAAAAAATCCCGTCTTGATGCGCTGGATTGCCTGCGGCCTGTCATCAAAGAAGTGGAACCGCTTTTTGTTGCCCCCGCTCCCGCACCAACGCTGCCTCTGGTCGATCCCGTTCCCGAACCGGAACCACAGCCGGTCAGCCCACAGGAACCCGTCGAGCCAACGCCAGCGCCTGTCGCTGCTGCGGCAGCCGTTCCTGCTCGTCCGCCGTTCTTCCGCCTATGGTGGCTGTTACCTGCCGCTGCGCTGTTAGCGATTCTGTCATTGCAAATCCGCGGTTGTGTGTCTGGGCAAGACGACAAGCCAGCATCCGATTTGGCTGCGACGGTCAAACAGGAAAAACGTGCCCTGCCTTCTTCCGCGCCAGCTGAACCTGCGCCGCAGCAAGAAAGCACACCCGTTCCGCCTGTCGCAGAAAAAGAGAATGTGAAAGCCGCTGAACCAGCGGTTGCAACGCCTCCTGTTGCTGCTGCCCCTGTAGCAGAAGCGGTGAAACCAGAAGCCCATGCAGCCACTGAACCGAAAGAGCCTGTTACACCGCCGGCTGAGCCAGTTGTGGAGCAAGTGCCAGCAATTCCTGCGGGCAAAGATGATTTAGTCATGCCAGCCGACGCGGTGAAAATTGGTTCGATCAAATTCCTGAATGGTAACTGGCGCGTCATTATTGATGGCAAAGCGCCGATTACCGGCAGACCGCCTAGCCTGCGTTACCAGATTCAAAATGGAAAAGGTACAGCGCGTATCACTCATGGTGACGGTGTCACGTGTCGCGCAAACATTGAGGCAGGATTAATGAGCTCCGGCAATCTGATCATCAACAGTCGTTCTGGCGCCCGCTGTTCTGATAATTCTCGTTTCCAAATGCCAGAACTGGTCTGTAAACAAGGCGCTTCCGGCACTGCGGCGGAGTGTATTGGTCGTTACGACGCAGACACCGTTTTCCCGATGACGATAAAGCGCGAGAGTAAATAA